A genomic region of Pseudoalteromonas piscicida contains the following coding sequences:
- a CDS encoding lantibiotic dehydratase, producing the protein MSAKITISSFFVIRTPKLPIETLFNQQDSNAMLSAWLATPGVIEALYVASPSLLERLEQWREKPDSKQGKKVALALLRYLIRMSSRPTPFGLFSGIHTGKVGSETRLVSDSAENDSRKTRLDMFLLSAIRSHLAETEAKSDNLSYLPNPSHYFIADQCRYIETYLSDDTMQYRLSAVDSDEYFITMLELAKQKLSFSQLIEQFCLRYSEAEYEEVSAYLEELISEGVLIPDIPLPLTGESPDIALIKALKNVAPVEVYAKLEQAIHDLAVIDKAGEAKPEQYQAIFKYLSELPVKVQENKLFQSDTYRTFLHCEMSQQEVARVNKQLQLIASLNRSAKHNPLENFINKFNMRFEGQFVPLDMVLDDESGISVSTETGYDAPLVGGLQLGRASRGQASAPEYTELDRIIEQAVTLPSNLGKSCVVLTSSELKQKVKDKVELNLPRSMAVMLSLFEDEKSNPVFKFNGCYGPSAANLLGRFCHLDETLKESVIHHLEQEHSHSEEVIFAEIVHMPEGRPGNVIARPHLRQYEIVFMADSSLDLEYQIPLSDLYVWVESQQVKLWSKRLNKRIIPRLSSAHNFSARSLSAYKFLCMLQHQESETPKFSLPSSLSRATYVPRIMLDNLILNEKTWRIERKELEGLLVNQRVQANKLEQLKEKYLLDEWVCFAAGDNILTLNLSQSAMLEILLMETKGRKTVELNEVLNSQFSSRVMDAKGQHYANEIIVPLLNENATPHTHFAEKPLENITATPISRRFSAGSEWLSLKIYSGNTIVEQLLYEQLLPLIEENSELFDKWFFIRYGDPDWHLRLRFQGKPAVLCGELLPKLNQLLSPMIESSQLHKVELMTYEREVERYGGPQSMTLIESLFMFDSELIAKSCQLVEAFGEDVRWRIALACTNRLLTLFDYDAERKLSLISSLRAGFGKEFNESSALRKQLGNRYRDHQTQLDDDFTKLNIASLAQCDETQQAMLALLEAWQKQAEPVVKEILTLEKSGSLNLSIQSLLGSLLHMHNNRMFKAYGREQEFVIHDMLRRKYFSESKVS; encoded by the coding sequence ATGTCAGCCAAAATAACAATAAGCTCCTTTTTTGTAATAAGGACTCCAAAGCTGCCAATTGAGACCTTGTTCAATCAACAAGATAGTAATGCGATGTTAAGTGCCTGGCTTGCTACGCCAGGAGTAATAGAAGCGCTCTACGTTGCAAGCCCATCACTGCTTGAGCGGCTGGAGCAATGGCGTGAAAAGCCAGACTCTAAGCAAGGCAAAAAAGTGGCATTGGCGCTTTTAAGATACCTAATTCGAATGTCTTCTCGGCCTACGCCGTTCGGTCTATTTTCTGGTATTCATACTGGTAAAGTAGGTTCAGAAACTCGTCTGGTTAGTGATAGCGCAGAAAATGATTCGCGTAAAACTCGATTAGATATGTTTCTGTTGTCTGCAATTCGCTCTCATTTAGCAGAAACTGAAGCAAAATCAGATAATTTGTCTTATTTACCTAATCCATCTCATTACTTTATAGCAGATCAGTGCCGCTACATTGAAACTTACCTCTCTGATGACACCATGCAGTATCGCCTGAGTGCCGTTGATAGTGATGAGTACTTCATCACTATGCTGGAGCTGGCGAAACAGAAGCTAAGTTTTTCTCAGCTCATTGAGCAATTTTGTCTGCGCTATAGCGAAGCAGAATATGAGGAAGTTAGTGCATACCTTGAAGAACTCATTAGTGAAGGGGTATTAATTCCCGATATTCCGCTACCACTTACAGGTGAAAGCCCCGACATTGCGTTGATTAAAGCGTTGAAAAACGTTGCGCCTGTAGAAGTTTACGCCAAGTTGGAGCAAGCGATCCATGATCTTGCGGTGATAGATAAAGCGGGAGAGGCAAAGCCTGAGCAATACCAAGCCATTTTTAAATACCTTTCTGAGCTACCGGTTAAGGTTCAAGAAAACAAGCTTTTCCAATCAGATACCTACCGCACTTTTTTACATTGTGAGATGTCACAGCAAGAAGTTGCAAGGGTGAATAAACAACTGCAATTGATTGCGAGCTTAAATCGCAGCGCTAAGCATAACCCACTTGAAAACTTTATTAATAAGTTCAACATGCGGTTTGAAGGTCAATTTGTACCTTTGGATATGGTGTTGGATGATGAGTCGGGTATTAGTGTCTCCACTGAAACTGGCTATGATGCCCCGCTAGTAGGTGGTTTACAGTTGGGTCGAGCGAGTCGCGGACAAGCTAGCGCCCCTGAATATACCGAACTGGATCGCATTATTGAGCAGGCTGTGACATTGCCAAGTAATTTAGGCAAAAGCTGTGTGGTCCTGACCAGTAGCGAATTGAAGCAAAAAGTTAAGGATAAAGTAGAGCTTAACTTGCCACGTTCAATGGCAGTGATGTTGAGTTTATTTGAGGACGAAAAGTCTAATCCTGTGTTCAAGTTCAATGGCTGTTATGGACCGTCGGCAGCTAATCTTTTGGGTCGTTTTTGCCACCTTGATGAAACATTAAAAGAATCGGTTATTCATCATTTAGAGCAAGAACATAGTCACAGTGAAGAGGTTATCTTCGCAGAAATTGTACATATGCCAGAGGGAAGGCCTGGTAACGTGATTGCGAGGCCACATTTGCGGCAGTACGAAATCGTTTTTATGGCAGACAGTTCACTAGACCTTGAATACCAGATCCCACTAAGTGATCTGTATGTTTGGGTCGAAAGCCAGCAGGTAAAACTCTGGAGTAAGCGACTCAATAAACGCATTATTCCGCGTTTGTCGAGTGCTCATAACTTCTCTGCAAGAAGTTTAAGCGCGTATAAATTCCTTTGTATGTTGCAGCATCAAGAAAGTGAAACACCCAAGTTCTCATTGCCTTCGAGTCTAAGTAGAGCAACTTATGTACCTCGCATTATGCTAGATAACCTGATCTTGAATGAGAAGACATGGCGTATTGAACGTAAGGAGTTAGAGGGGTTGCTAGTTAATCAGCGTGTTCAAGCTAATAAACTTGAACAGCTGAAAGAAAAGTACTTATTGGACGAATGGGTGTGCTTTGCTGCAGGAGATAATATTCTCACCCTGAACTTAAGCCAAAGTGCGATGCTTGAAATTTTATTGATGGAAACCAAAGGTAGAAAAACAGTTGAGCTTAATGAAGTATTGAACTCTCAATTCTCATCTCGGGTAATGGATGCAAAAGGGCAACATTATGCTAATGAAATCATTGTCCCTTTACTTAATGAAAATGCGACTCCTCATACGCACTTTGCAGAAAAGCCACTAGAAAATATTACCGCTACACCAATCTCTCGGCGTTTCAGTGCGGGTTCCGAGTGGCTTAGTTTAAAAATATATTCAGGTAATACCATTGTTGAGCAGCTACTTTATGAGCAGTTATTGCCGCTTATTGAGGAAAATAGTGAATTGTTTGATAAGTGGTTCTTTATTCGCTATGGCGATCCGGATTGGCATCTACGCTTACGCTTCCAAGGCAAGCCAGCAGTGCTTTGTGGAGAGTTATTGCCAAAACTCAATCAGCTATTGTCACCTATGATAGAGAGCTCTCAGCTGCATAAAGTTGAATTAATGACTTATGAGCGAGAAGTAGAGCGCTACGGCGGTCCGCAATCGATGACTTTGATCGAAAGCTTGTTTATGTTTGACAGTGAGCTAATTGCGAAAAGTTGTCAACTAGTTGAAGCGTTCGGTGAAGATGTCCGTTGGCGTATCGCATTGGCTTGTACTAACCGTTTGCTGACGCTATTTGATTATGATGCGGAACGAAAGCTATCACTGATCTCTTCATTACGCGCGGGGTTTGGTAAAGAATTCAATGAGAGTAGCGCGCTTAGAAAGCAGCTCGGTAATCGTTATCGCGATCACCAAACGCAGCTCGATGATGACTTTACGAAGCTTAATATTGCGAGCCTAGCGCAATGTGATGAGACGCAACAAGCGATGTTGGCGCTTTTAGAGGCGTGGCAGAAGCAGGCAGAGCCAGTGGTGAAGGAAATTTTGACACTAGAAAAGTCAGGTTCACTTAATTTGAGTATACAATCATTACTCGGCTCTCTTTTGCATATGCATAACAACCGTATGTTTAAAGCTTATGGTCGAGAACAGGAATTTGTTATTCATGATATGTTGAGACGAAAGTACTTCTCTGAATCTAAAGTTTCTTAG
- a CDS encoding family 20 glycosylhydrolase, producing MKFNRLMALLFGVSSPLYALDQTAVNWLGQNLDVKYTLLDSKPSTYPKAQQKCYYSELSFSVATENTKANNDFAIFFSQLMPIYHVEGDNFAITHINGDIHKITPAAGFSGFSSTPTTVRFYTKDSQVTRSEFMPNYVVTDAQLKLTPQVIKSTQTQRDKDTGLELQPYLTPFVTLNQLQISSKDDTQWMGSEYLYQHQVKPTLDAAIGLIPKPKQLTVLSDKRLNLAAGINLQLSGVSADAIAMAQQRLNTLGVKSTKDGLVVNVAVKPNKQSSPHYQLTVGKNNISIQANNSAAAFYALQSLAGLLDINDLSIPMVDIIDTPRYDFRGLHVDVARNFRSKAFILQTIEQMAAYKLNKLHLHLADDEGWRLAIDGLDELTSIGAYRCFDLTETRCLLPQLGAGNDKNAQVNGFYSAEDYIEILRYAKAHHIEVLPSLDMPGHSRAAIIAMEARYKKLTAQGKPEDAQQYRLVEAADKTRYSSIQHYNDNTLNVCIANTYTFIDKVLSEVKVLHDRAGVPLNTYHIGADETAGAWLESPACKKLQASVKDFTNFNGYFIERIAKLLDKKGIQVAGWSDGLGDVRAANMPANVQSNAWATLSENGHAVAHRFANQGWQVVLSSPDVTYFDFPYQSHPEERGNHWASRAIESKKMFEFMPDNLPAHAEIWKNTNHHAYIANDSDSSLNKGVKFAGLQGHLWSEMLRSDTQAEYMLYPRLLALAERAWHHAEWELPYQAGRIYSQSSGYFTAKLQAQREADWQRFVAILGLQELPKLAQAGIEFRIPVVAAKQLSEAKLDAFSAIPGFVIEAQLENGNWVPFNTSLNQVQALRAAQPNSGRKGRALSLEKK from the coding sequence ATGAAGTTTAATCGGCTTATGGCCCTACTTTTTGGGGTGTCGTCACCCCTTTATGCGCTCGACCAAACCGCAGTAAACTGGTTAGGCCAAAATCTTGATGTAAAGTACACCTTGCTTGATAGCAAGCCGAGCACCTACCCCAAGGCACAACAAAAGTGTTATTACTCAGAGCTGAGCTTTAGCGTAGCTACAGAAAATACCAAGGCAAATAATGACTTTGCTATCTTTTTTAGCCAACTGATGCCGATTTACCATGTTGAGGGCGATAACTTTGCCATCACCCATATCAATGGTGATATTCACAAAATCACGCCTGCAGCAGGGTTTAGTGGGTTTTCAAGTACTCCCACTACCGTGCGCTTTTATACCAAGGACTCTCAGGTTACACGCTCGGAGTTTATGCCAAATTATGTTGTAACGGACGCGCAGCTTAAGCTCACCCCACAAGTGATCAAAAGCACGCAAACCCAGCGCGATAAAGACACAGGACTTGAGCTGCAACCTTATTTGACGCCATTTGTTACGCTCAACCAGCTGCAAATCAGCAGTAAAGATGACACGCAGTGGATGGGCAGCGAATACTTATATCAACATCAAGTGAAGCCAACTCTTGATGCTGCAATTGGGCTGATACCAAAGCCCAAACAACTGACAGTGCTGTCCGATAAACGACTCAATCTAGCAGCCGGTATTAATCTGCAACTTTCAGGCGTTTCAGCTGATGCTATCGCCATGGCACAACAGCGACTCAATACCCTCGGGGTAAAAAGCACCAAGGACGGACTTGTAGTTAATGTCGCTGTAAAGCCAAATAAACAATCAAGTCCACATTATCAACTGACGGTCGGCAAAAATAACATCTCAATCCAAGCCAATAACAGCGCCGCTGCATTTTATGCGCTACAAAGCCTTGCAGGACTGTTGGATATCAATGATTTGAGTATTCCCATGGTGGATATTATTGATACACCAAGGTATGACTTTCGTGGTTTACACGTCGATGTTGCCCGCAACTTCCGCTCCAAAGCCTTTATTTTACAAACCATTGAACAGATGGCAGCGTACAAGCTAAATAAACTGCACCTTCATTTAGCGGATGATGAAGGCTGGCGCTTAGCCATCGACGGTCTTGATGAACTCACCTCTATCGGCGCTTATCGCTGCTTTGATTTGACCGAAACTCGCTGCCTATTGCCGCAATTAGGCGCAGGGAATGATAAAAACGCGCAAGTGAATGGCTTTTACTCTGCAGAGGATTATATTGAGATCCTGCGCTATGCCAAGGCGCATCATATCGAGGTGTTACCCTCATTAGATATGCCTGGTCACTCACGTGCTGCAATCATCGCCATGGAGGCGCGATATAAAAAGCTGACGGCACAAGGCAAACCAGAGGATGCACAGCAGTACCGGTTAGTAGAAGCTGCTGACAAGACGCGTTATAGCTCCATTCAACATTACAACGACAACACGCTAAATGTCTGTATTGCAAACACTTACACCTTTATCGACAAAGTATTAAGCGAAGTAAAAGTGCTGCATGACCGTGCAGGTGTACCACTCAACACTTACCATATAGGTGCAGATGAAACCGCAGGTGCTTGGCTAGAGTCGCCGGCTTGTAAAAAATTGCAGGCAAGCGTGAAAGATTTTACCAACTTTAACGGTTACTTCATTGAGCGGATCGCAAAGTTACTTGATAAAAAAGGAATACAGGTTGCAGGGTGGAGCGACGGTTTAGGTGATGTACGTGCTGCAAATATGCCAGCAAACGTACAGAGCAATGCTTGGGCGACATTAAGCGAAAACGGGCACGCCGTCGCGCATCGCTTCGCCAATCAGGGCTGGCAGGTTGTCTTGTCTAGCCCTGATGTAACCTACTTTGACTTTCCATATCAATCTCACCCAGAAGAGCGTGGTAATCACTGGGCAAGTCGCGCTATCGAAAGCAAAAAGATGTTTGAATTTATGCCAGACAACCTCCCTGCGCATGCAGAGATCTGGAAAAATACCAATCACCACGCCTACATAGCTAACGACAGCGACTCATCACTAAACAAAGGGGTTAAGTTTGCCGGGCTACAAGGGCACTTATGGAGTGAAATGCTGCGCAGTGATACACAAGCCGAATACATGCTTTATCCACGGCTATTGGCCCTTGCAGAGCGAGCATGGCACCATGCCGAGTGGGAATTACCGTACCAAGCAGGTCGTATATACAGCCAGTCTAGCGGATATTTTACGGCTAAGCTACAGGCGCAACGTGAGGCTGATTGGCAACGATTCGTGGCTATTTTGGGCCTTCAAGAGCTGCCTAAATTAGCACAAGCCGGAATTGAGTTTCGCATCCCTGTCGTCGCCGCAAAACAGCTATCTGAAGCAAAACTCGACGCTTTTAGTGCCATCCCGGGTTTTGTTATCGAAGCACAGCTTGAAAACGGCAACTGGGTGCCCTTCAATACCTCACTTAATCAAGTACAGGCGCTTAGAGCAGCGCAGCCAAACTCCGGCCGCAAAGGACGAGCTTTGAGTTTAGAGAAAAAATAA
- a CDS encoding lanthionine synthetase C family protein, with amino-acid sequence MLKALDLEKKEQILTIVEKLAKQVESNLEAVNSNGLLSGLAGHLLFLFRAANFNDAWVDEEKFHLALDKLQNELAEQTPELSSGLAGQAWVLEYFNQYDDEEYDPELLGEIDNFFDTALDFSPWTGEIEMVLGLAGYSPYISRRAKKTQQSTLFDRLVTGYESVAVELDDQQVAWSQPKQSVYRFDKEDTESHEFNLGLAHGVPGIIAALIPALQDEKVKLRAQKLVVAGCDWLLEQQSHAADRLACFGSCAGDEHHSRLGWCYGDLTIALTLARAGHALDKSSYVEQALNIALFNVDRDAKQGHINDAGLCHGFFGLVTVYQLLNKVMPHPKLQQAALTWLDYGLSQYQEHGLKALYSYNGLDKVHQEDCSFLMGFAGIGLALLGVLDDNLDWTDCLLMS; translated from the coding sequence ATGCTAAAGGCGTTAGATTTAGAAAAAAAAGAACAAATCCTGACTATAGTGGAAAAACTAGCCAAGCAGGTTGAATCAAATCTTGAAGCCGTGAACAGTAACGGTTTGCTTAGTGGTTTAGCTGGGCACTTATTGTTTTTATTTCGAGCTGCAAACTTTAATGATGCTTGGGTCGATGAGGAGAAATTTCATCTGGCGCTAGATAAGCTCCAAAATGAATTGGCAGAGCAAACCCCTGAACTGAGTTCAGGGCTAGCTGGGCAAGCTTGGGTGCTTGAGTATTTTAACCAGTATGACGACGAAGAGTATGATCCTGAGCTGCTGGGGGAGATAGATAACTTCTTTGACACTGCACTCGACTTTTCTCCTTGGACAGGAGAAATTGAAATGGTGTTAGGTCTTGCCGGATATTCTCCTTATATCTCACGTCGTGCAAAAAAGACTCAACAAAGTACTTTATTTGATCGTCTTGTTACGGGGTATGAGTCGGTTGCGGTAGAACTAGATGATCAGCAGGTTGCTTGGTCTCAGCCTAAGCAATCGGTATACCGATTCGATAAAGAAGATACAGAAAGTCACGAATTTAATTTAGGTCTGGCACATGGTGTCCCAGGCATTATCGCGGCTCTTATTCCTGCGCTTCAGGACGAAAAAGTAAAGCTGCGAGCGCAAAAACTGGTTGTTGCGGGTTGTGATTGGCTACTTGAACAGCAGAGTCATGCAGCTGATAGGCTCGCTTGTTTTGGCTCATGTGCAGGAGACGAACACCACTCTCGGTTAGGTTGGTGCTATGGCGACTTAACGATTGCGTTAACACTTGCAAGAGCTGGGCATGCGTTGGATAAATCGAGTTATGTTGAACAAGCATTAAATATTGCTTTGTTCAACGTCGACAGAGATGCAAAACAGGGTCATATCAACGACGCTGGACTTTGCCATGGTTTTTTTGGGTTAGTAACTGTGTATCAGTTGCTTAATAAGGTTATGCCTCACCCTAAGCTACAACAAGCGGCTTTAACCTGGCTTGATTATGGCCTAAGTCAGTATCAAGAACATGGGCTTAAAGCACTCTATTCATACAATGGCCTTGATAAGGTTCATCAAGAGGATTGCAGCTTTCTGATGGGCTTTGCTGGTATCGGTTTAGCACTTCTAGGTGTGCTAGATGACAATCTTGATTGGACAGACTGCCTACTAATGAGTTAA
- a CDS encoding NAD(P)-binding domain-containing protein, whose protein sequence is MLDYLIIGAGPAGVQTAYHLKQSGLSYLMLESGQRAGCFFETFPIHRKLISINKVFTGSTNPEFNLRHDWNSILTDDYSLNFSSFDRDFFPSADNLVKYLNHYVDQNQLNVAYNQRVKSVEKIADHFVVTTTHNEQYTAARVIVSTGVPKPYVPKIEGIELVTQYSDLNIDLAPYENKRVLVIGKGNSAFETADHLIPATSLIHVCSPNPLDMAWKTHYVGDLRAVNNNILDTYQLKSQNAILDADIKRIEKQDNRFIVHFSYAHANGEQETIEYDEIICCTGFAMDSSIFTDSAKPDLMIEGRFPSLDCSFESINVKGLYFAGTLTQSTKYRKSTSGFIHGFRYNSRALVEMLKQKHHDTTLACDQHLGTPEAIGSAILNRINETSALWQQHGFMVDAVTVSKSGMAQYYKHLPSPYLHAHLGDHYHLQIALDFGAPIEGDPFNQVRVHKDNATDAELSKFLHPIIELCYQGEVIETHHIIEDLEADWTDVEAHVKPLQQFIERVLPKLVGEKMQNKVSA, encoded by the coding sequence ATGCTTGATTATCTTATTATTGGCGCAGGCCCAGCAGGAGTCCAAACCGCTTACCACCTAAAACAAAGTGGCTTGTCCTACCTCATGTTGGAGTCAGGTCAGCGCGCAGGATGTTTTTTTGAAACATTCCCAATTCACCGGAAACTAATTTCAATTAATAAAGTATTTACCGGCTCAACAAACCCTGAATTCAACTTAAGACACGATTGGAACTCCATTTTAACTGATGACTACAGCCTCAACTTTTCCAGTTTTGACCGCGACTTTTTCCCAAGTGCTGATAACTTAGTCAAATACCTCAACCATTATGTTGACCAAAATCAGCTAAATGTTGCTTATAACCAGCGTGTTAAGTCCGTCGAAAAGATTGCCGATCACTTCGTTGTAACCACAACTCATAATGAACAATATACAGCAGCCCGCGTCATCGTCAGCACAGGTGTCCCTAAACCTTATGTTCCGAAGATCGAAGGAATAGAGCTAGTTACACAATACTCAGACTTAAATATTGATTTGGCACCATATGAAAACAAACGCGTACTTGTTATCGGTAAAGGAAACTCAGCTTTCGAAACGGCTGATCACCTTATCCCTGCCACCAGCCTAATTCACGTTTGTAGTCCAAATCCTTTAGATATGGCATGGAAGACCCACTATGTTGGCGACCTACGTGCAGTAAACAACAATATTCTAGATACTTATCAACTGAAGTCGCAAAACGCCATCTTAGACGCCGACATTAAGCGTATTGAGAAACAAGACAACCGTTTTATCGTGCACTTTAGTTATGCTCATGCTAATGGTGAGCAAGAAACCATAGAGTATGACGAGATCATTTGTTGTACTGGATTTGCCATGGACAGCAGTATTTTTACCGATAGTGCAAAACCTGATCTCATGATTGAAGGCCGCTTCCCATCTCTAGATTGCAGCTTTGAATCCATCAATGTAAAAGGCCTTTATTTTGCCGGCACGCTGACACAATCCACCAAATATCGAAAGTCGACCTCAGGCTTTATTCACGGCTTTAGATACAATAGCCGCGCCTTAGTCGAGATGCTAAAACAAAAGCATCATGATACTACGCTTGCATGCGACCAACACTTAGGTACGCCAGAAGCTATCGGCAGTGCAATCCTGAACCGTATCAATGAGACAAGCGCGCTATGGCAACAGCACGGCTTCATGGTGGATGCAGTTACGGTATCAAAGAGCGGTATGGCACAGTATTATAAGCACTTGCCGAGTCCGTACCTCCATGCTCACCTAGGTGATCACTATCATTTGCAGATAGCATTAGACTTTGGTGCACCAATTGAAGGCGACCCGTTCAATCAGGTTCGAGTGCATAAAGACAACGCGACTGATGCGGAGTTAAGTAAATTCCTACACCCTATCATTGAACTTTGCTATCAGGGTGAAGTAATAGAGACTCATCATATTATTGAGGACTTAGAAGCGGACTGGACTGACGTAGAAGCGCACGTTAAGCCACTTCAACAGTTCATTGAGCGAGTATTACCAAAACTTGTTGGTGAGAAAATGCAAAATAAAGTGTCAGCATAA
- a CDS encoding ROK family protein — translation MNHSLLCIDLGGTKALAASVTHTQVEQVRQYAVPSQANLDQVNAFVIRLIEENLTTETTGIAIGVPSTLDVCSGTVLTTQNIPHWQNVPLKGLLEQHFSLPVVVHNDANCFAFGEYLYGGHHANNLIGVCLGTGIGAGFVFNGNLYTGNHSAAGELGNLSYLDGIIEDYASGQFFGRQGIEGRWLAEQAGSGDPFALQQFETFGGHVGHALAQVVMVLNPDVIVLGGSVTHSYDYFNAALEAKMQQLLGNALYQSVRVIPSTLNHAPLLEAYGLFQHNKINHDNKELANEV, via the coding sequence ATGAATCACTCTTTGTTATGTATTGACTTGGGAGGCACCAAAGCGCTTGCGGCTTCGGTTACGCACACTCAGGTCGAGCAGGTACGCCAATATGCGGTGCCTAGTCAGGCCAACTTAGACCAAGTTAATGCCTTTGTTATCCGTTTAATTGAAGAAAACCTAACGACCGAAACAACTGGTATTGCGATTGGCGTACCAAGCACACTGGATGTGTGCAGCGGCACCGTGCTGACAACACAAAATATTCCTCATTGGCAAAATGTGCCTCTGAAGGGATTGTTAGAACAGCACTTTTCTTTGCCCGTTGTTGTCCATAATGACGCAAACTGCTTTGCATTTGGTGAATACTTATATGGTGGCCACCATGCCAACAACCTAATTGGCGTATGCCTTGGCACAGGCATTGGTGCCGGTTTTGTGTTTAACGGTAATTTATATACGGGTAACCATAGTGCTGCAGGAGAGCTAGGCAACTTAAGCTATCTTGATGGAATTATTGAAGATTATGCTTCAGGACAATTCTTTGGGCGACAAGGAATTGAAGGGAGATGGTTGGCCGAACAAGCAGGCAGTGGCGACCCATTTGCACTACAACAATTTGAGACTTTTGGCGGTCACGTTGGTCATGCACTCGCGCAAGTAGTCATGGTGCTGAACCCAGATGTCATTGTACTAGGCGGCTCCGTGACGCATTCATATGACTATTTTAACGCCGCACTTGAAGCCAAGATGCAGCAGTTGCTTGGCAATGCTTTATATCAATCCGTTCGTGTCATTCCAAGCACCTTAAATCACGCGCCACTTTTAGAGGCATACGGATTGTTTCAACACAATAAAATTAACCATGATAACAAGGAACTAGCCAATGAAGTTTAA